Proteins encoded within one genomic window of Oncorhynchus nerka isolate Pitt River linkage group LG9b, Oner_Uvic_2.0, whole genome shotgun sequence:
- the LOC115114625 gene encoding zinc finger and SCAN domain-containing protein 2-like isoform X2, with product MASERSSYPVKIVLNRQRSSSQCRDEELAVEEDSQPQPTDVEQRVETEPILIKDEETAEDVWKTDPQEELRITGEESGSKPGKPPSFEQRHCDEDFITQPNISPRDSVEHYPNSDRPEEPGTPRLASTEVFSTEQHRPDEDDDSLDLVMVKDEKEEELDQTTVLTGSDQFVMDESDGQLWTSVGPGRDTDPDGHPDFSFHSTEEYSQNISMVPSHSGLPSVPTMTDEVGPSLHSSIWKPHANMFSAAKHMTRRVRTLADETRQQMPEGQSSEMLNSSNEGNSLALQPRQHQYRASEATVRLSECMTGSNMATTSTFSGYSLSHSSFNMVKRMRTQWRSGSTTERRFSCTFCGKSFQRFSELKVHLRSHTGEKPYTCEQCGRSFTQQCNLIRHALVHTGEKPYKCTQCGKCFTQRSKMKSHQRTHIGESPVSQYGAPTYPGDPHTSLMLSQTRWNK from the exons ATGGCATCAGAGAGATCTTCATATCCAGTCAAGATTGTTTTGAACAGGCAGAGGAGTAGCTCACAGTGCAGAGATGAAGAGCTGGCTGTTGAAGAAGACTCTCAACCCCAG CCTACAGATGTGGAGCAGAGAGTGGAGACTGAACCCATACTGATCAAAgatgaggagacagcagaggatgTGTGGAAGACTGACCCTCAGGAAGAGCTCAGGATCACTGGAGAGG AGTCTGGTTCCAAGCCTGGGAAACCACCATCCTTTGAGCAACGGCACTGTGATGAGGACTTCATCACACAACCCAATATATCTCCCAGAGACTCCGTGGAACATTACCCCAATTCTGATCGTCCAGAGGAACCAGGAACACCCCGGCTCGCATCTACAGAGGTGTTCAGTACAGAGCAGCACCGGCCAGACGAGGACGACGACTCATTAGACCTAGTGATGGTGAAggatgagaaagaggaggagttAGATCAGACCACGGTCCTGACAGGATCTGACCAGTTTGTTATGGATGAGTCTGATGGGCAGCTGTGGACCTCTGTGGGTCCAGGCAGAGACACTGACCCTGATGGCCACCCAGATTTCTCCTTTCATTCCACAGAAGAGTACTCTCAGAATATCTCAATGGTCCCATCTCATAGTGGGCTGCCATCTGTTCCTACTATGACAGATGAAGTAGGGCCATCGCTTCACTCTTctatatggaaaccacatgctaACATGTTCAGTGCAGCAAAACACATGACAAGACGTGTCAGGACATTGGCTGATGAGACTAGACAACAGATGCCAGAGGGACAGAGCAGTGAGATGCTGAACTCAAGTAATGAAGGAAATAGTTTAGCTCTACAGCCAAGGCAGCATCAATACAGGGCTTCAGAAGCAACAGTGAGATTGAGTGAGTGCATGACAGGGTCAAACATGGCCACCACCTCCACCTTCTCTGGATACAGCCTGAGTCACAGTAGTTTTAACATGGTGAAGAGAATGAGGACTCAGTGGAGATCAGGCAGCACCACCGAGAGGCGTTTCAGCTGCACCTTCTGTGGTAAGAGCTTCCAGCGTTTCAGCGAGCTCAAAGTACACCTCCGGAGTCACACCGGAGAGAAACCGTACACCTGCGAACAGTGTGGCAGGAGTTTTACCCAGCAGTGCAACTTGATCAGACATGCTCTGGTCCACACCGGGGAGAAGCCCTACAAGTGCACACAGTGTGGGAAATGCTTCACCCAGCGCTCCAAAATGAAGTCACATCAAAGAACTCACATAGGAGAGAGTCCAGTGTCTCAATACGGGGCACCCACATACCCTGGGGATCCACACACAAGTTTAATGTTGTCTCAGACTAGATGGAACAAATAG
- the LOC115114625 gene encoding zinc finger and SCAN domain-containing protein 2-like isoform X1 — protein sequence MASCNFQAQLVSFMEVLAKAAVAEINQRVDDSCAVIRLEMTQSQRDIGILKRKCQVMESELKKTQRVRRKGFYPMASERSSYPVKIVLNRQRSSSQCRDEELAVEEDSQPQPTDVEQRVETEPILIKDEETAEDVWKTDPQEELRITGEESGSKPGKPPSFEQRHCDEDFITQPNISPRDSVEHYPNSDRPEEPGTPRLASTEVFSTEQHRPDEDDDSLDLVMVKDEKEEELDQTTVLTGSDQFVMDESDGQLWTSVGPGRDTDPDGHPDFSFHSTEEYSQNISMVPSHSGLPSVPTMTDEVGPSLHSSIWKPHANMFSAAKHMTRRVRTLADETRQQMPEGQSSEMLNSSNEGNSLALQPRQHQYRASEATVRLSECMTGSNMATTSTFSGYSLSHSSFNMVKRMRTQWRSGSTTERRFSCTFCGKSFQRFSELKVHLRSHTGEKPYTCEQCGRSFTQQCNLIRHALVHTGEKPYKCTQCGKCFTQRSKMKSHQRTHIGESPVSQYGAPTYPGDPHTSLMLSQTRWNK from the exons ATGGCCAGCTGCAATTTTCAGGCGCAGTTGGTCTCCTTCATGGAGGTTTTAGCTAAAGCAGCTGTAGCAGAAATAAACCAACGTGTAGATGATAGCTGTGCTGTTATACGTTTGGAAATGACCCAAAGCCAGCGAGATATTGGCATACTGAAAAGGAAGTGTCAAGTGATGGAGAGCGAGCTGAAGAAAACACAACGAGTCAGGAGAAAAG GTTTTTACCCCATGGCATCAGAGAGATCTTCATATCCAGTCAAGATTGTTTTGAACAGGCAGAGGAGTAGCTCACAGTGCAGAGATGAAGAGCTGGCTGTTGAAGAAGACTCTCAACCCCAG CCTACAGATGTGGAGCAGAGAGTGGAGACTGAACCCATACTGATCAAAgatgaggagacagcagaggatgTGTGGAAGACTGACCCTCAGGAAGAGCTCAGGATCACTGGAGAGG AGTCTGGTTCCAAGCCTGGGAAACCACCATCCTTTGAGCAACGGCACTGTGATGAGGACTTCATCACACAACCCAATATATCTCCCAGAGACTCCGTGGAACATTACCCCAATTCTGATCGTCCAGAGGAACCAGGAACACCCCGGCTCGCATCTACAGAGGTGTTCAGTACAGAGCAGCACCGGCCAGACGAGGACGACGACTCATTAGACCTAGTGATGGTGAAggatgagaaagaggaggagttAGATCAGACCACGGTCCTGACAGGATCTGACCAGTTTGTTATGGATGAGTCTGATGGGCAGCTGTGGACCTCTGTGGGTCCAGGCAGAGACACTGACCCTGATGGCCACCCAGATTTCTCCTTTCATTCCACAGAAGAGTACTCTCAGAATATCTCAATGGTCCCATCTCATAGTGGGCTGCCATCTGTTCCTACTATGACAGATGAAGTAGGGCCATCGCTTCACTCTTctatatggaaaccacatgctaACATGTTCAGTGCAGCAAAACACATGACAAGACGTGTCAGGACATTGGCTGATGAGACTAGACAACAGATGCCAGAGGGACAGAGCAGTGAGATGCTGAACTCAAGTAATGAAGGAAATAGTTTAGCTCTACAGCCAAGGCAGCATCAATACAGGGCTTCAGAAGCAACAGTGAGATTGAGTGAGTGCATGACAGGGTCAAACATGGCCACCACCTCCACCTTCTCTGGATACAGCCTGAGTCACAGTAGTTTTAACATGGTGAAGAGAATGAGGACTCAGTGGAGATCAGGCAGCACCACCGAGAGGCGTTTCAGCTGCACCTTCTGTGGTAAGAGCTTCCAGCGTTTCAGCGAGCTCAAAGTACACCTCCGGAGTCACACCGGAGAGAAACCGTACACCTGCGAACAGTGTGGCAGGAGTTTTACCCAGCAGTGCAACTTGATCAGACATGCTCTGGTCCACACCGGGGAGAAGCCCTACAAGTGCACACAGTGTGGGAAATGCTTCACCCAGCGCTCCAAAATGAAGTCACATCAAAGAACTCACATAGGAGAGAGTCCAGTGTCTCAATACGGGGCACCCACATACCCTGGGGATCCACACACAAGTTTAATGTTGTCTCAGACTAGATGGAACAAATAG